The Nitrospira sp. genome contains a region encoding:
- a CDS encoding NUDIX hydrolase, translated as MNFCSACGKAVIQKVPPGDNLPRFVCETCQAIHYHNPKIVAGCIPEWEDQILLCRRAIEPKSGLWTYPAGFMELGEGTEQAAMRETLEEAQAQVTIVQLHSVLSLPRIGQVYITFIGRLQIKQFSAGFESLDVRLFPRHEIPWNEIAFPVVKEALRHYIEDAARGTFQLHVADVLGAIN; from the coding sequence ATGAATTTTTGCAGTGCCTGCGGCAAGGCCGTGATCCAAAAAGTTCCGCCGGGTGATAACCTGCCTCGCTTCGTGTGTGAAACCTGCCAGGCTATTCATTACCATAATCCCAAGATCGTCGCAGGCTGCATTCCGGAATGGGAAGATCAAATCCTTTTGTGCCGGCGGGCCATCGAGCCGAAATCCGGACTCTGGACCTATCCGGCCGGTTTCATGGAACTCGGTGAGGGCACCGAACAGGCGGCGATGCGGGAAACGCTTGAGGAGGCGCAGGCGCAGGTGACGATCGTGCAGCTCCATTCGGTGTTGAGCCTGCCCCGCATCGGACAGGTCTATATCACCTTCATCGGCCGTCTACAGATCAAGCAGTTCAGCGCAGGATTCGAAAGTCTGGACGTGCGGCTCTTTCCTCGCCACGAGATCCCGTGGAATGAGATTGCCTTTCCGGTGGTGAAGGAGGCCTTGAGGCACTACATCGAGGACGCGGCGCGGGGGACGTTTCAGCTGCATGTCGCCGACGTTCTGGGAGCCATCAACTGA
- a CDS encoding type II toxin-antitoxin system RelE/ParE family toxin: MPWYRLTFRTGTAQDLAMIDQPMAQRLLDKSKWLASNVDNLRHEPIADDLPGLCKYAVGEWRIFYAIDRTEQLVDIHAILRQSELGF, translated from the coding sequence ATGCCCTGGTATCGCCTCACCTTTCGAACCGGCACCGCGCAGGACCTCGCCATGATCGACCAGCCCATGGCGCAACGGCTCCTCGACAAGTCCAAGTGGTTGGCCTCCAATGTCGACAACCTGCGACATGAACCCATTGCGGACGACCTCCCGGGACTCTGCAAGTATGCCGTGGGGGAATGGCGGATTTTCTATGCCATCGACCGCACGGAACAACTCGTCGACATTCACGCCATCTTGCGGCAGAGCGAGCTTGGCTTCTAA
- a CDS encoding PilZ domain-containing protein — MVVRKFPRFPLAVPSTLVQRDKLRYKASVKDLSLKGCRLESTIRPFTGMMVELLLELPGEATPIHISNATVRWTGSQGLGVEFLTVAPADEERLKRVVEQLSVQAGQALVFPKAAN, encoded by the coding sequence ATGGTTGTTCGTAAGTTCCCGCGGTTCCCACTCGCAGTACCGAGCACGTTGGTTCAAAGGGACAAGCTTCGTTACAAAGCCTCCGTGAAGGACCTCTCTCTGAAAGGTTGTCGGTTGGAGAGCACTATTCGCCCCTTCACCGGGATGATGGTGGAGCTGCTTCTCGAACTGCCCGGCGAGGCTACCCCGATCCATATCAGCAATGCGACCGTCCGATGGACCGGGTCGCAAGGCTTGGGAGTCGAATTTCTGACAGTGGCGCCTGCTGACGAAGAACGGCTCAAGCGTGTGGTTGAGCAACTCTCGGTTCAGGCAGGGCAGGCCTTAGTCTTTCCCAAAGCCGCGAACTAA
- a CDS encoding A/G-specific adenine glycosylase, which yields MPARRPSNKKKPGKSVLPDLSAKRRFQRRLLKWYGEYGRDLPWRKTSDPYHILVSEVMLQQTQVDRVVPKYHEFLERYPSFEDLAEAQVADVKKTWYPLGYNIRPERLHGIACETVERYGGKLPSDAEELLSFKGIGRYTAGAIRSFAFNEDAPILDTNVIRVLHRVFVAEGDPKTQKTMLWELSAALIPTGKGYDFNQAIMDFGAMVCTARAPYCLLCPMKAFCKTYPFSPTRER from the coding sequence ATGCCTGCGCGGCGTCCTTCCAACAAGAAAAAACCCGGCAAGTCTGTTCTTCCGGATCTTTCCGCTAAACGTCGATTTCAGCGGCGGCTCCTGAAGTGGTATGGGGAATATGGTCGGGATTTACCCTGGCGGAAAACCTCAGACCCCTATCACATTCTCGTTTCCGAGGTGATGCTCCAGCAGACGCAAGTCGATCGGGTCGTCCCGAAGTATCACGAGTTTTTGGAGCGGTATCCGAGTTTTGAGGATTTGGCGGAAGCCCAGGTCGCTGATGTGAAGAAGACGTGGTACCCATTGGGATACAACATTCGTCCGGAACGATTGCACGGCATTGCATGCGAAACGGTGGAACGGTACGGAGGGAAATTACCCAGCGACGCCGAGGAATTGCTCTCGTTCAAAGGCATTGGGCGTTATACGGCCGGGGCGATTCGCTCGTTCGCGTTCAATGAAGATGCACCGATCTTGGATACGAACGTGATTCGAGTCCTACATAGGGTCTTCGTCGCCGAGGGCGATCCTAAAACACAAAAGACCATGCTATGGGAATTGTCGGCCGCTCTGATCCCGACGGGAAAGGGGTATGACTTTAACCAGGCCATCATGGACTTTGGAGCGATGGTCTGTACGGCCCGTGCCCCCTATTGTCTGCTGTGTCCGATGAAGGCCTTCTGTAAGACCTATCCGTTCAGTCCGACTCGTGAAAGGTAG
- a CDS encoding (deoxy)nucleoside triphosphate pyrophosphohydrolase has translation MQVVEVAAGLIHRDGRYLIARRKHGVHLAGFWEFPGGKRERGESLTECLQRELLEELRIHIDLPIPYQIVRHDYPDKIVELHFFRCAIEQGEPVPIGCEEIRWVHPEELTQFKFPSADYAVIEALRRETLGASQ, from the coding sequence GTGCAAGTCGTTGAAGTGGCGGCGGGGCTTATCCATCGGGACGGTCGCTATCTGATCGCACGTCGAAAGCATGGAGTTCACCTGGCCGGTTTCTGGGAGTTTCCGGGCGGAAAACGGGAACGCGGCGAATCTCTCACCGAGTGTTTGCAGCGGGAATTGCTCGAAGAACTCCGTATTCACATCGACCTCCCTATCCCGTATCAGATCGTTCGGCACGACTACCCCGACAAGATCGTGGAGTTGCATTTTTTTCGCTGCGCGATTGAACAGGGTGAGCCGGTTCCCATCGGCTGCGAAGAAATCCGATGGGTGCATCCCGAAGAGCTCACACAATTCAAGTTTCCATCCGCGGACTATGCGGTGATCGAGGCCTTGCGGCGCGAAACGTTGGGAGCTTCACAATGA
- a CDS encoding ribonuclease H-like domain-containing protein — MKVVLDIETVQAPRNEWARLLGKSPASEGSPPAEGAYDLFAAGVAEERRRAEDESYAKSAFDGTFSRIVCIGLLEFSDQMEARSAVAWFGADERELLRQFWARLAHDRPTLFITHNGLGFDLPFIRKRSIINQVKPSLDINLAKFRAEPVYDTMAIWSNWDTRGWVKLDVLARALQVETKSGSGEQVAEMWEKGQGRELAEYCLQDTYVTYACYCRMNFRQPLSREVVLLQPELYDIG, encoded by the coding sequence ATGAAGGTCGTGCTCGACATCGAAACCGTTCAGGCTCCCCGCAATGAATGGGCTCGTCTATTGGGAAAATCGCCGGCTAGTGAGGGGTCTCCACCGGCGGAAGGGGCCTACGATCTCTTTGCAGCAGGGGTTGCTGAAGAACGGCGCCGCGCGGAGGACGAGTCGTATGCCAAATCAGCGTTCGATGGGACGTTCAGCCGCATCGTTTGCATCGGTCTGCTGGAATTTTCCGATCAGATGGAGGCTCGCAGCGCCGTGGCCTGGTTTGGGGCTGACGAACGTGAGCTGCTCCGGCAATTTTGGGCCAGACTGGCCCACGACCGTCCCACCTTGTTCATCACGCATAACGGGCTTGGTTTTGACCTCCCCTTCATTCGGAAGCGGTCGATCATCAATCAAGTGAAACCCAGCCTCGACATCAATCTGGCGAAATTCCGTGCCGAACCGGTCTATGACACGATGGCGATTTGGAGTAATTGGGATACGAGGGGTTGGGTCAAGCTCGATGTCTTGGCCCGAGCGTTACAGGTGGAAACTAAATCAGGCAGCGGAGAGCAGGTGGCCGAAATGTGGGAGAAGGGGCAGGGCCGCGAGCTTGCGGAGTACTGTCTGCAAGATACCTACGTGACGTATGCCTGCTACTGCCGCATGAACTTTCGCCAGCCCCTGTCCAGGGAAGTCGTTTTGCTCCAACCTGAGTTGTACGACATCGGCTGA
- the miaB gene encoding tRNA (N6-isopentenyl adenosine(37)-C2)-methylthiotransferase MiaB, whose protein sequence is MIVKTLPQVHIETFGCQMNESDSELVRSMLKREGFVFTEDRELADVVLVNTCAIRENAHNKIYAHLSELKALKKHRPLVVGVLGCMAQNLKAAMAEKEPLIDVLAGPDAYRQLPSLLTTALAAQEQGLSQKGFALELSEDETYEGIMPDRDSGVNAWVTVMRGCDNFCSFCVVPYTRGRERSRDPESVLCEARDAAVRGFKQITLLGQNVNSYRHGEWDFATLISAVADTPGIERVRFTSPHPKDFPSGLIEAIATHPKVCKHIHLPLQAGSDRILERMGRTYTGTEYLALVDRIRSAIPDVVLTTDIICGFCSESDEDYQATARMVEQVQFDSAYIFKYSERKHTIAARKYPDDIPDHVKGMRVARLVEIQRRITLERNRQYIGTALEVLIEGDATRSSSQGMGKTDGNITVVWDKGTGHFQPGTLLTKHIFDASAATLYGE, encoded by the coding sequence ATGATTGTGAAAACCCTCCCCCAAGTACACATCGAAACCTTCGGCTGCCAGATGAACGAATCCGACAGCGAACTGGTTCGCTCGATGCTCAAGCGAGAGGGCTTCGTCTTTACCGAAGACCGTGAACTGGCCGATGTGGTGCTGGTCAATACCTGCGCCATTCGAGAGAACGCTCACAACAAGATCTACGCCCATCTTTCCGAGTTGAAGGCGCTGAAGAAACACCGTCCGCTCGTCGTCGGCGTCCTCGGCTGCATGGCCCAAAACCTCAAGGCCGCCATGGCGGAGAAGGAGCCCCTCATCGATGTGTTGGCCGGGCCTGACGCCTACCGGCAACTTCCGTCGCTGCTGACGACAGCCCTCGCTGCGCAAGAACAGGGACTGTCTCAAAAAGGATTCGCCCTTGAGCTGTCGGAGGATGAAACCTATGAAGGGATCATGCCGGACCGCGACAGCGGGGTGAATGCCTGGGTCACCGTGATGCGAGGCTGCGATAATTTTTGTTCCTTCTGTGTCGTTCCCTACACCAGAGGACGAGAACGCTCACGAGATCCGGAGTCCGTGCTGTGTGAAGCTCGTGATGCGGCCGTCAGAGGGTTTAAGCAAATCACGCTGCTCGGTCAGAACGTGAATTCCTACCGTCACGGAGAGTGGGACTTTGCCACACTCATCAGCGCCGTGGCAGACACGCCGGGCATCGAGCGAGTACGATTTACCTCCCCTCACCCTAAAGACTTTCCCTCTGGACTGATCGAGGCCATCGCCACGCATCCAAAAGTTTGCAAACACATTCACCTGCCGCTTCAGGCAGGGAGCGATCGGATACTCGAACGGATGGGACGGACCTATACGGGAACCGAGTACCTGGCGCTGGTAGATCGTATTCGAAGCGCCATCCCCGATGTCGTCCTGACCACTGATATCATCTGCGGGTTCTGCTCAGAGTCGGACGAGGACTATCAAGCCACTGCTCGCATGGTGGAACAGGTCCAGTTCGATTCGGCCTATATCTTCAAATATTCCGAGCGGAAGCACACGATTGCGGCAAGAAAATACCCGGACGATATCCCCGATCACGTCAAGGGGATGCGCGTTGCCCGACTGGTGGAGATTCAACGCCGCATCACCTTGGAACGCAACCGGCAGTACATCGGCACGGCTCTGGAAGTATTGATCGAAGGTGACGCAACCCGTTCTTCTTCACAAGGGATGGGAAAGACCGATGGGAATATCACGGTCGTATGGGACAAAGGTACCGGGCACTTTCAGCCGGGCACTCTCCTGACGAAGCATATCTTTGATGCATCGGCTGCGACTCTCTATGGGGAATGA
- the mtaB gene encoding tRNA (N(6)-L-threonylcarbamoyladenosine(37)-C(2))-methylthiotransferase MtaB — protein MNIRASLHTLGCRLNQAETSILGEGLRHKGFQLVEFGQPTDLLVLNTCAVTEDAERTSRYLIRKTLKHSPHAFIAVTGCYAQTGMETLKQQAGIDLIVGHQFKLDLPAYLPPARELQKRPVMEIHHTRTMSRGNFDLPHFAEPDSTRALLKIQDGCSAMCSFCIIPFARGHERSRTFDDILREVESLTAGGYREIVLTGVNIGQYSHNGLDFCGLLRRLDRVAGLERIRISSIEPTTVGDELLEILASSKKFCPYLHIPLQSGDDQVLQAMNRRHTIKTYCRLIETAFAMVPDLGLGTDLLVGFPGETDAAFRNTLAAATDLPFSYFHVFPYSSRPGTAAMRLKQRVPSATLKKRTGMLLDLDRAKRLAFHNRQIGKTVSVLFEAGIRESYRVGTTPNFTKVAVMDSEALQNRILPVTISAATDRCTFGHVVHAQPANTTLAVL, from the coding sequence ATGAACATCCGTGCATCACTTCATACGCTCGGCTGCCGCCTGAATCAAGCCGAAACATCGATCCTGGGCGAAGGGCTTCGGCACAAGGGTTTTCAGCTCGTGGAGTTCGGCCAACCGACCGACCTGCTCGTGCTCAATACGTGTGCGGTTACGGAAGACGCCGAACGAACCTCACGATACCTGATTCGCAAGACCCTGAAACACTCTCCCCATGCCTTCATCGCGGTGACCGGCTGCTACGCTCAAACGGGAATGGAGACACTCAAGCAGCAAGCAGGAATCGATCTCATCGTGGGCCACCAATTTAAACTCGACTTGCCTGCCTATCTTCCGCCCGCCCGCGAGCTGCAGAAGCGACCCGTCATGGAGATTCATCATACACGAACGATGTCGCGCGGAAACTTCGACCTCCCGCACTTCGCAGAACCTGACTCCACCCGTGCGCTGCTCAAGATTCAGGATGGCTGCAGCGCAATGTGCAGCTTCTGCATTATTCCGTTTGCGCGGGGGCACGAGCGCAGTCGAACATTCGACGACATCCTCCGTGAGGTCGAATCCTTAACGGCTGGAGGATACCGGGAGATCGTGCTGACCGGGGTGAATATCGGGCAGTATTCGCACAACGGCTTGGACTTTTGCGGGTTACTGCGGCGACTCGATCGAGTCGCCGGCCTCGAACGCATCCGCATCTCTTCGATTGAACCCACAACAGTCGGCGACGAATTGCTTGAGATCCTCGCGTCATCGAAGAAGTTCTGTCCGTACCTGCATATCCCTTTGCAAAGCGGAGACGACCAAGTCTTGCAGGCTATGAATCGACGCCATACGATCAAGACCTATTGTCGACTGATCGAAACGGCCTTCGCGATGGTTCCAGACCTGGGCCTTGGAACTGATCTCCTGGTCGGGTTTCCCGGGGAAACCGACGCGGCATTTCGGAATACGTTGGCCGCCGCAACAGACCTTCCCTTCTCCTATTTTCATGTATTCCCCTATTCATCCAGGCCGGGAACAGCCGCGATGCGCCTGAAACAACGAGTGCCGTCGGCCACGCTAAAGAAACGGACAGGCATGCTCCTGGATCTGGATCGGGCCAAACGGCTCGCGTTCCACAATAGGCAAATCGGGAAGACTGTTTCGGTTTTATTTGAAGCGGGAATCCGAGAATCGTATCGCGTCGGTACAACTCCGAACTTTACGAAGGTCGCGGTCATGGATTCCGAGGCTCTTCAGAATCGGATCCTCCCCGTCACGATCTCCGCCGCGACAGACCGCTGTACGTTCGGCCATGTCGTGCATGCTCAACCGGCAAACACTACCCTGGCGGTACTATGA
- a CDS encoding MFS transporter, with the protein MKHGSFDLTGLMNRRILVMLPLGFASGLPLALTSGTLQAWLTVEGVDLKTIGIFTLVGLPYTLKFLWAPVMDRVVPPWLGRRRGWMVLTQLCVAVGLGLMAATNPRIHPGWLAAYALLVAFLAASLDIVFDAYRTETLRPHERGLGAAVWVNGYRIALLASGAGALVLADYIGWQMTYLAMAVVMLAGMVIVLVSPAPTLVADAPKSLKEAVGAPLAEFFARPHAWGFLAVIILYKLGDAFASTLQTAFLIGGLGFSATDVGAVKGLGVFATLLGAFFGGLLMTRSGLVRSLLLFGVLQAVSNLGFVALALAGKNATVLTAAVVIENVTGGMGTAAFVALVMSLCNPRYTATQFALLSSLEALGRVFAGRPSADVVAMVGWTQFFVLTVVVALPGLWAVWRIRRVLDPDQPAPPRTSVMDPQSQGSDERSQGKLIG; encoded by the coding sequence ATGAAACACGGATCCTTCGATCTGACCGGTCTCATGAATCGGCGCATATTGGTGATGCTGCCGTTGGGTTTTGCATCCGGCCTTCCGCTTGCGCTCACGTCCGGTACCTTGCAGGCCTGGTTGACGGTCGAGGGAGTCGATCTCAAGACCATCGGTATTTTCACGCTGGTCGGACTTCCCTATACCCTCAAATTCCTCTGGGCCCCTGTGATGGATCGGGTGGTTCCGCCCTGGTTAGGTCGGCGCCGTGGATGGATGGTGTTGACTCAACTCTGCGTTGCAGTCGGCCTCGGGCTCATGGCCGCGACCAATCCGCGAATTCATCCCGGCTGGCTGGCGGCGTATGCGTTACTGGTCGCATTTCTTGCCGCTTCGTTGGACATCGTCTTTGACGCCTATCGTACGGAAACACTCCGTCCTCACGAGCGTGGATTGGGTGCGGCGGTGTGGGTGAACGGGTATCGTATTGCCTTGCTGGCCTCAGGGGCCGGCGCGTTGGTGCTTGCCGATTATATTGGATGGCAGATGACGTATCTCGCGATGGCTGTCGTCATGCTGGCGGGAATGGTTATCGTCTTGGTCAGCCCGGCTCCCACACTTGTTGCCGACGCCCCAAAGAGCCTGAAAGAAGCCGTCGGCGCGCCGCTCGCTGAATTCTTCGCCCGGCCTCATGCATGGGGCTTCCTGGCCGTGATTATCCTTTACAAGCTTGGAGATGCCTTTGCGTCTACGCTCCAGACTGCCTTCCTGATAGGTGGGCTTGGCTTTTCCGCGACGGATGTCGGCGCCGTGAAGGGGTTAGGTGTTTTTGCCACATTGCTGGGCGCTTTTTTCGGCGGGCTCTTGATGACCAGGTCCGGACTCGTGCGGTCGTTGTTGCTCTTCGGTGTATTGCAGGCTGTCTCAAACCTTGGATTTGTCGCATTGGCATTGGCGGGAAAAAATGCGACGGTACTGACGGCGGCAGTCGTGATCGAAAATGTAACAGGAGGGATGGGAACGGCAGCGTTCGTGGCATTGGTCATGTCGCTCTGTAATCCGCGGTATACGGCCACTCAGTTCGCGCTGCTGTCTTCCTTGGAGGCGTTGGGAAGGGTATTTGCCGGCCGCCCATCAGCGGATGTCGTTGCCATGGTCGGATGGACGCAGTTTTTTGTCTTGACCGTGGTGGTGGCCCTACCGGGTCTCTGGGCCGTCTGGCGGATCCGACGGGTTCTCGATCCGGATCAACCGGCTCCCCCTCGAACATCCGTCATGGACCCCCAGTCACAAGGATCAGATGAACGAAGTCAGGGCAAG